The following proteins are encoded in a genomic region of Magnolia sinica isolate HGM2019 chromosome 1, MsV1, whole genome shotgun sequence:
- the LOC131245327 gene encoding sister chromatid cohesion 1 protein 3-like — protein MFYSHSFLARKSPLGTIWIAAHLQHKLRKSHVVVTDISSSVDRIMFPEVPIALRLSGHLLLGVVRIYSKKVDYLYHDCNEVLTHLGAAFASIQVNLPEDVNHASFHSVTLPESFELEAWDLDDTICRTQAPDNHLKTLEEITITGISFMRRIHDIVFVNFFTWCVFFRDECLGLCMQIRSWVKEINMSLFLSDIMMDTSPVDLPNPGAGPMEEDVVPPLSGSNGVGNTGSGLSNPAEESNQKLYDDRFHEDLLEIENPRDAVPPESGNIPEFPDFDDNTVEQHEPFDPTLNQKEILSPITEGVLASGGESLPSRLHPTPPTAGSAGEPENFDPSISFGHELPEMVLQPTPPVDKKKAKLRKRKQFFDESLVFTNEFMRKQLVDTSKLVHKRKKLPVSALDVWRFHKIRQMEHVFLEPSFSGMSADLQEVFKKTYTASTVDPTPTAAPPEPRNAESPNGMPASDMEIEHPWFQEDHFDGPLPEFMPSPSGREETTPFPASNLGSVSQLGRPQETELLPTPELSGYADPADPESQTRTVPSEERLPLRDTNLSCIPDLLNSAESPVPCLREQLSVGEAGDPWSSNMLNSAEAEELNFLEADNSNAQSGGRAESDVNSLSVRTRAVAQYLKNQSPATQISKGQSGHLSLNRILEGKTRKQCARMFFETLVLKSYGFIDVRQEEAYGDITLLLTPTLSKAKF, from the exons atgtTCTACTCTCATAGCTTTCTCGCCAGGAAAAGCCCTCTTGGAACGATTTGGATAGCTGCTCATCTCCAGCACAAGCTCCGCAAATCCCATGTCGTTGTCACTGATATCTCTTCATCCGTCG ATCGCATCATGTTTCCTGAAGTCCCAATTGCGCTGAGGTTATCGGGTCATCTTCTACTGGGTGTTGTCAGAATATACTCAAAGAAGGTTGACTATCTTTACCATGATTGCAATGAGGTCCTGACCCATCTCGGGGCTGCATTTGCCTCGATACAAGTGAATTTGCCAGAAGATGTGAACCATGCGTCGTTTCACTCTGTCACGCTGCCAGAGTCCTTTGAACTTGAAGCATGGGACTTGGATGACACAATATGCCGGACCCA GGCCCCGGATAATCATCTCAAAACTCTTGAGGAGATCACCATCACAGGTATAAGCTTCATGCGTCGCATTCATGATATTGTCTTTGTCAATTTCTTCACATGGTGTGTATTTTTCAGAGATGAATGCTTGGGGTTGTGCATGCAGATCAGATCCTGGGTGAAGGAGATCAATATGTCACTATTTTTATCG gataTTATGATGGACACATCTCCAGTAGACCTTCCAAACCCCGGTGCTGGACCAATGGAAGAAGA TGTCGTCCCTCCACTTTCAGGGTCCAATGGTGTGGGCAATACGGGTTCTGGCCTGAGTAATCCTGCTGAAGAATCCAACCAGAAGCTTTATGATGACCGTTTCCATGAAGATCTTCTGGAGATCGAGAACCCTCGGGATGCTGTACCTCCTGAGTCAGGAAACATTCCAGAGTTCCCAGATTTCGATGACAACACTGTTGAACAGCACGAGCCTTTTGATCCAACCTTGAATCAGAAAGAGATCCTTTCTCCCATTACGGAAGGAGTCTTAGCGTCTGGAGGAGAATCTCTGCCATCTCGGCTGCACCCAACACCGCCTACTGCTGGATCTGCAGGGGAACCTGAAAATTTTGATCCGAGTATTTCTTTCG GTCATGAATTACCTGAAATGGTATTACAACCGACTCCGCCTGTTGACAAGAAAAAAGCGAAGTTAAGGAAGAGAAAACAATTCTTTGATGAGTCCTTGGTATTCACAAATGA GTTCATGAGAAAACAGCTTGTGGATACTAGTAAATTGGTGCATAAACGTAAGAAACTCCCTGTGTCGGCTCTAGATGTTTGGAGATTCCACAAGATCCGTCAAATGGAGCATGTCTTTCTTGAGCCTTCATTTTCTG GAATGTCTGCTGACCTTCAGGAAGTTTTCAAGAAGACTTACACTGCTTCGACAGTCGATCCTACTCCCACAGCAGCTCCTCCGGAACCCAGGAATGCGGAATCTCCTAATGGCATGCCTGCCTCAGATATGGAAATTGAACATCCTTGGTTTCAGGAAGATCACTTTGATGGTCCTTTACCTGAATTCATGCCATCTCCGTCTGGTAGAGAAGAAACAACACCGTTCCCTGCCAGCAATTTGGGGTCAGTGTCTCAATTAGGAAGGCCTCAGGAGACTGAACTACTGCCAACACCAGAATTGTCAGGCTATGCTGATCCGGCTGACCCTGAGTCTCAAACACGTACGGTTCCTTCAGAAGAGAGACTACCTCTACGGGACACTAATCTCTCATGCATACCAGATTTGCTGAATTCTGCAGAATCACCGGTTCCTTGTCTAAGGGAACAACTATCTGTAGGGGAAGCTGGTGACCCTTGGAGTTCAAATATGCTGAATTCTGCAGAAGCAGAA GAGCTAAATTTTTTGGAAGCAGATAACAGTAACGCACAATCTG GTGGGCGCGCAGAAAGTGATGTCAATTCATTGTCTGTGAGGACCAG GGCTGTGGCTCAATATCTGAAAAATCAATCTCCTGCAACTCAAATTTCAAAAGGCCAGTCAGGACATCTGAGCTTGAACAGGATCCTAGAAGGGAAAACAAGGAAACAGTGTGCAAGAATGTTTTTTGAAACACTG GTTTTAAAGAGTTATGGGTTCATCGATGTGCGACAAGAAGAAGCTTATGGTGATATTACCCTATTGCTGACACCAACACTCTCCAAAGCAAAATTCTGA